Proteins found in one Seonamhaeicola sp. S2-3 genomic segment:
- a CDS encoding endonuclease produces MRYLKFILLGLISLCSLTSYTQDKKTYKVHTIAFYNLENLFDTENDPTKFDEASPMMELKTNREEVYKKKVSNMAKVIADIGQEVTHNSPAIIGISEVENRKVIEDVVNDPMLIEKDYGIVHYHSPDARGIDVALLYQKKLFKPTSTSSHELKIFDDLSKKRVYTRDQLLVSGELEGDLIHIIVNHWPSRSGGEARSRPKRVAAAKLTKRLVDSLQSNDPYAKILVMGDLNDDPINESVKKVLKAKNDRTKVGLKGIYNPYENYFKDGLGTTAYRDAWSLFDQILITKPLLEKDFSSFRFYKAGIFNKNYLITKKGQYKGYPFRSFANGSFTNGFSDHFPVYVYLIKEVKK; encoded by the coding sequence ATGAGATATCTAAAATTTATTCTTCTTGGTCTAATTTCTTTATGTAGTTTAACTAGTTACACACAAGACAAAAAAACGTACAAAGTACACACTATTGCTTTTTATAATTTAGAAAACTTATTTGATACCGAAAACGACCCCACGAAGTTTGACGAAGCCAGCCCTATGATGGAGTTAAAAACAAATAGAGAGGAGGTTTATAAGAAAAAAGTAAGCAATATGGCTAAAGTTATTGCAGATATTGGGCAAGAAGTTACCCATAACTCTCCTGCTATTATTGGTATTTCTGAGGTTGAAAACAGAAAAGTTATTGAAGATGTTGTGAATGACCCCATGCTAATAGAAAAAGATTATGGCATTGTGCATTATCACTCACCAGATGCTCGTGGTATAGATGTAGCGCTACTATACCAAAAAAAGCTTTTTAAACCAACATCTACTAGTAGTCACGAGTTAAAAATATTTGATGATTTATCTAAAAAAAGAGTTTATACCAGAGACCAATTATTAGTAAGTGGTGAGTTAGAAGGTGACCTTATACATATAATTGTTAACCATTGGCCTTCTAGAAGTGGCGGTGAAGCTAGAAGTAGACCCAAACGTGTAGCTGCTGCTAAACTTACTAAACGCCTTGTAGATTCTTTACAGTCTAATGACCCTTACGCTAAAATTTTAGTTATGGGCGATTTAAATGATGACCCCATCAACGAGAGTGTGAAAAAGGTTTTAAAAGCCAAAAACGATAGAACAAAAGTTGGACTTAAAGGTATTTACAATCCTTATGAAAATTACTTTAAAGACGGATTAGGGACTACCGCTTATAGAGATGCTTGGAGTTTATTTGACCAAATACTTATTACCAAACCACTACTTGAAAAAGATTTTTCATCATTTAGGTTTTATAAAGCAGGCATTTTTAATAAAAATTATTTAATAACAAAAAAAGGGCAGTACAAAGGCTACCCTTTTAGAAGTTTTGCAAATGGTAGTTTCACTAATGGTTTTAGCGATCACTTTCCTGTGTATGTTTATTTAATTAAGGAGGTTAAAAAATGA
- the odhB gene encoding 2-oxoglutarate dehydrogenase complex dihydrolipoyllysine-residue succinyltransferase: MILEMKVPSPGESITEVEIATWLVEDGDYVEKDQAIAEVDSDKATLELPAEASGTITLKAEEGDAVAVGAVVCHIDTSAEKPEGDAPTKEAVKEETPKTETPSAPATQTATYATGSASPAAKKILAEKGIEASVIKGTGKDGRVTKEDAIKAVPSMGTPTGGNRGTSRSKMSMLRRKVAERLVEAKNTTAMLTTFNEVDMSPIFALRSEYKETFKAKHGVSLGFMSFFTLAVVRALKMYPAVNSMIDGKEMISYDFCDISIAVSGPKGLMVPVIRNAENLSFRGVESEVKRLAIRAREGQITVDEMTGGTFTITNGGVFGSMLSTPIINPPQSGILGMHNIVERPVAVDGKVEIRPIMYVALSYDHRIIDGKESVGFLVAVKEALENPIEILMNNDVKKSLEL, translated from the coding sequence ATGATTTTAGAAATGAAAGTACCATCACCAGGAGAGTCTATCACAGAAGTAGAAATAGCTACTTGGTTAGTAGAAGATGGTGATTATGTAGAAAAAGACCAAGCTATTGCAGAAGTAGATAGTGATAAGGCAACTCTTGAGCTTCCAGCAGAAGCAAGTGGTACTATTACCCTAAAAGCAGAAGAAGGAGATGCTGTAGCAGTTGGAGCTGTAGTTTGTCATATTGATACAAGCGCTGAAAAACCAGAAGGAGATGCGCCTACAAAAGAAGCTGTTAAAGAAGAAACTCCAAAAACCGAAACACCTTCGGCACCTGCTACACAAACAGCTACTTATGCTACAGGTAGTGCAAGTCCTGCAGCAAAAAAGATTTTGGCTGAAAAAGGTATAGAGGCATCAGTTATTAAAGGAACTGGTAAAGATGGTAGAGTTACAAAAGAAGATGCTATAAAAGCTGTTCCTTCAATGGGAACACCAACAGGAGGTAACCGTGGTACTTCTAGAAGTAAAATGTCTATGTTACGCCGTAAAGTAGCAGAACGTTTAGTAGAAGCTAAAAATACAACAGCAATGTTAACCACATTTAATGAGGTTGATATGTCTCCAATTTTTGCTCTAAGAAGTGAATATAAAGAAACCTTTAAAGCTAAACATGGAGTTAGCTTAGGGTTTATGAGTTTCTTTACTTTAGCTGTGGTTCGTGCTTTAAAAATGTATCCTGCTGTAAATTCTATGATTGACGGTAAAGAAATGATTTCTTATGATTTTTGTGACATAAGTATTGCCGTTTCTGGTCCTAAAGGTCTTATGGTACCAGTAATTAGAAATGCTGAAAATTTAAGCTTTAGAGGTGTAGAATCTGAAGTAAAACGATTAGCTATTCGTGCAAGAGAAGGACAAATAACTGTTGATGAAATGACAGGTGGTACTTTTACAATTACCAATGGAGGTGTTTTTGGTAGTATGTTATCTACACCAATTATTAATCCGCCACAAAGTGGTATTTTAGGAATGCACAATATTGTAGAGCGTCCTGTTGCTGTTGATGGTAAAGTTGAAATTAGACCAATTATGTACGTTGCATTATCATATGACCATAGAATAATTGATGGAAAAGAGAGTGTAGGTTTTTTAGTGGCTGTTAAAGAAGCTTTAGAAAACCCAATTGAAATTTTAATGAACAATGATGTTAAAAAATCATTAGAGCTATAA
- a CDS encoding 2-oxoglutarate dehydrogenase E1 component, whose translation MDKFSFLNAAHTAYFADLYEQYLQNPDSVEPSWRAFFQGYDFGSENYGLDGEIVEGVSAQMPEHLQKEFQVVKLIDGYRMRGHLFTKTNPVRERRTYTPTLELKNFGLSENDLDTVFNAGEILGLEAQPLREIIKHLELTYCDTIGVEYMYLRNPEVIKWWQEKLNLNDNHPTYSADTKKYILSKLNQAVNFENFLQTKYVGQKRFSLEGGETLIPAISNTLYNAVEKYGVKETVLGMAHRGRLSTLVNIFRKPLNELFSEFEGKDFEDQDIDGDVKYHLGLTLDKTYQNGKTIKMNLVPNPSHLETVGPVAEGITRAKIDSDYGGDDSKILPIIVHGDAAIAGQGIVYEVAQMSQLNGYKTGGTIHIVVNNQIGFTTNYLDARSSTYCTDVAKVTLSPVMHVNADDAEAVVHAIEMALDYRMRFKKDVYIDLLGYRKYGHNEGDEPRFTQPKLYKNIARHPNPFKIYSDKLIAEGTVDKAYVDSIVSEFKNTLESEYEKAKEAESSKVREFMQERWANFKRRGLDAMLEPAETKYPENNLKSISKVVSTVPEGVKFLRKAERILQGRQKMVFETDTLDWGMAETLAYGSLLEEGFNVRISGQDVERGTFSHRHAILRDEISEERINLLNTNPNNKGEMYIYNSSLSEYGVLGFDYGYAMANPNTLTIWEAQFGDFSNGAQIIFDQYLSAAEDKWKVQNGVVVLLPHGYEGQGSEHSSARMERYLQLCANDNMIVADCTTPANFFHLLRRQMKRDFRKPLIVFTPKSLLRHPKAVSSIKELATGEFQEVIDDTINPDKVKKLVFCTGKFYYELLTERETLNRDDVAIVRIEQLFPLHLEKIQQIIDKYPNVEKYIWAQEEPRNMGAWSFMAQRLDLVKLEACTRNYNSVPAPGSSARDKARQRKVLENVFSI comes from the coding sequence ATGGATAAATTTTCCTTTTTAAACGCAGCACACACAGCGTATTTTGCTGATTTGTACGAGCAGTATTTGCAAAACCCTGATAGTGTAGAACCTAGTTGGAGAGCCTTTTTTCAAGGGTATGATTTTGGTAGTGAAAACTACGGGTTAGATGGTGAAATTGTTGAAGGTGTATCGGCTCAAATGCCAGAGCATTTACAAAAAGAATTTCAAGTAGTTAAACTTATTGATGGGTACAGAATGCGAGGGCATTTGTTTACAAAAACTAATCCCGTAAGAGAAAGACGCACCTATACCCCAACCTTAGAATTAAAAAATTTTGGTCTTTCCGAAAACGATTTAGATACCGTTTTTAATGCCGGAGAAATTCTTGGTTTAGAAGCGCAGCCTTTAAGAGAAATTATAAAACACCTTGAATTAACTTATTGTGATACAATTGGTGTAGAATATATGTATTTGCGTAACCCAGAGGTTATTAAATGGTGGCAAGAAAAGCTTAACTTAAACGATAATCACCCTACGTATTCTGCAGATACTAAAAAATATATACTCTCTAAACTTAATCAAGCGGTTAATTTCGAGAACTTTTTGCAAACTAAATACGTTGGGCAAAAACGTTTTTCGTTAGAAGGGGGTGAAACACTAATACCAGCCATAAGTAATACGCTTTACAATGCTGTAGAAAAATACGGAGTTAAAGAAACCGTATTAGGAATGGCGCATCGTGGGCGTTTAAGTACCTTGGTTAATATTTTTAGAAAGCCATTAAATGAATTATTTAGTGAGTTTGAAGGAAAAGATTTTGAAGATCAAGATATTGATGGTGATGTAAAATATCACTTAGGCTTAACATTAGATAAAACCTATCAAAACGGTAAAACTATTAAGATGAATTTGGTGCCAAATCCATCACATTTAGAAACCGTTGGTCCTGTTGCAGAAGGTATTACAAGAGCAAAAATAGATAGCGATTATGGTGGAGATGATTCTAAAATTCTACCTATTATAGTTCATGGAGACGCCGCTATTGCAGGTCAAGGAATAGTTTATGAAGTGGCTCAAATGAGTCAGTTAAACGGTTATAAAACTGGCGGAACCATTCATATTGTAGTAAATAATCAAATAGGATTTACAACCAATTATTTAGATGCACGTTCTAGTACCTATTGTACAGATGTTGCCAAAGTAACATTGTCTCCTGTAATGCACGTAAATGCCGATGATGCTGAAGCTGTTGTACATGCAATTGAAATGGCGCTAGATTACAGAATGCGTTTTAAAAAAGATGTATATATAGATTTATTAGGTTACAGAAAATATGGTCATAACGAAGGAGATGAACCCAGATTTACACAACCTAAACTGTATAAAAATATAGCAAGACACCCTAATCCTTTCAAAATATATTCAGATAAACTTATTGCAGAAGGAACGGTAGATAAAGCATATGTAGATAGTATTGTAAGTGAGTTTAAGAACACGCTTGAAAGTGAGTATGAAAAGGCTAAAGAGGCAGAATCCTCTAAAGTTAGAGAGTTCATGCAAGAACGTTGGGCAAATTTTAAGCGTAGAGGCTTAGATGCAATGCTAGAACCAGCAGAAACAAAATATCCAGAAAATAATTTAAAGTCTATCTCAAAAGTAGTTTCAACAGTACCAGAAGGTGTTAAGTTTTTACGTAAAGCAGAACGAATTTTACAAGGACGCCAAAAGATGGTTTTTGAAACTGATACATTAGATTGGGGAATGGCAGAAACATTAGCTTATGGAAGCTTATTAGAAGAAGGATTTAATGTTAGAATTTCTGGGCAAGATGTTGAGCGCGGTACCTTCAGTCACCGTCATGCTATTTTACGTGATGAAATTTCAGAAGAACGTATCAATTTATTAAACACCAACCCCAATAATAAAGGCGAAATGTATATCTACAATTCGTCCCTTTCAGAATACGGTGTATTAGGATTTGATTATGGGTACGCCATGGCAAATCCAAACACATTAACCATTTGGGAAGCACAGTTTGGAGATTTTAGTAACGGAGCACAAATTATATTCGATCAATATTTATCAGCAGCTGAAGATAAATGGAAAGTACAAAATGGGGTTGTAGTACTATTGCCTCATGGTTATGAGGGACAAGGGTCTGAGCATTCTTCCGCAAGAATGGAACGTTACTTACAACTTTGTGCTAATGATAATATGATAGTAGCCGACTGTACCACGCCTGCAAACTTTTTCCATTTATTACGCCGACAAATGAAACGTGATTTTAGAAAGCCGTTGATTGTTTTTACCCCTAAAAGTTTATTAAGGCATCCAAAAGCAGTTTCCTCAATTAAAGAATTAGCTACCGGAGAATTTCAAGAAGTTATAGATGACACTATAAACCCAGATAAGGTTAAAAAATTAGTTTTCTGTACAGGTAAATTCTATTATGAGCTATTAACTGAGCGTGAAACTTTAAATAGAGATGATGTAGCTATTGTGAGAATAGAACAACTATTTCCTCTTCATTTAGAAAAGATTCAACAAATTATTGATAAATATCCTAATGTTGAAAAATACATTTGGGCTCAAGAAGAACCAAGAAACATGGGGGCTTGGAGTTTTATGGCACAACGATTAGATTTAGTTAAATTAGAAGCTTGTACCAGAAATTATAACTCGGTTCCTGCACCAGGTTCTAGCGCTAGAGATAAAGCAAGACAGCGTAAAGTTTTAGAAAACGTTTTCAGTATTTAA
- a CDS encoding Rrf2 family transcriptional regulator, with product MFSNSSKYAIKAVLFLALHASEKNKVMVKDIANPINVPLAYIAKLLQQLVRENLVSSVRGPKGGFYLSEANLNKSVINIIYVIDGEEKLNSCMLSLKKCHEETPCPLHNVLSASRNNILNKLKNITIKELASDVNEGNSFLPL from the coding sequence ATGTTTTCAAATTCATCAAAATACGCCATTAAAGCTGTGTTGTTTTTAGCATTACATGCTAGTGAAAAAAACAAGGTAATGGTTAAGGATATTGCAAATCCAATCAACGTGCCTTTGGCTTATATAGCTAAATTGCTTCAGCAGTTGGTTAGAGAAAACCTAGTGTCATCAGTTAGAGGGCCTAAGGGAGGGTTTTATTTAAGTGAAGCAAATTTGAACAAATCTGTAATAAATATTATTTATGTAATTGATGGCGAAGAAAAGCTTAATTCTTGTATGTTAAGTTTAAAAAAATGTCATGAAGAAACCCCTTGTCCGTTGCACAATGTACTAAGTGCTTCTAGAAATAATATTTTAAATAAACTTAAAAATATAACTATTAAAGAATTGGCATCTGATGTCAATGAAGGTAATTCATTTCTTCCTCTATGA
- a CDS encoding cytochrome c, which translates to MKTTLKLMTILLTAILMNCGGKEEKKKEGFSYEKKETTVKKEVKKDATIPASKQVDLTNKGIGPIKSLSLPESIDETMAAHGADVYKKMCTACHRPNKKFIGPAPAGILERRSPEWIMNMILNPDEMTQKDPLAKALLMEFNGSPMANQNLPEEDARAVLEYFRTLK; encoded by the coding sequence ATGAAAACAACACTAAAATTAATGACCATCTTATTAACTGCAATATTAATGAATTGTGGTGGTAAAGAAGAAAAAAAGAAAGAAGGTTTCAGTTATGAAAAAAAAGAAACCACTGTGAAAAAAGAAGTGAAAAAAGACGCAACCATACCCGCTTCTAAACAAGTAGATTTAACTAATAAAGGTATAGGCCCAATTAAATCGCTTTCATTACCAGAGAGTATAGATGAAACTATGGCCGCTCATGGCGCTGATGTTTATAAAAAAATGTGCACTGCATGTCATAGACCAAATAAAAAGTTTATTGGTCCAGCACCAGCAGGTATTTTAGAACGTAGATCTCCTGAATGGATAATGAACATGATTTTGAACCCAGATGAAATGACTCAAAAAGACCCATTAGCTAAGGCTTTATTAATGGAGTTTAACGGTTCTCCTATGGCAAATCAAAATCTACCTGAAGAAGATGCAAGAGCCGTTCTTGAATATTTTAGAACATTAAAATAA
- the nosZ gene encoding Sec-dependent nitrous-oxide reductase, with protein MKKVLKPIVTLLGILVAFTSCNNDSKSNAGALSSSAAEKVYVKPGDHDEFYAFISGGFSGQLSVYGLPSGRLFKVIPVFSQDAEKAWGYNEETKPMLNTSHGFIPWDDAHHPDISQTNGEIDGRWVFINGNNTPRIAKIDLSTFETTEIIEVPNSAGNHSSSFVTENTEYVVAGTRFSIPIPQKDMPIKDYKGNFKGALTFISVEPEHGHMDIKFQLIMPGFDYDLSHPGRGKSHGWFFFTTYNSEEANTLLEVNASQNDKDFIAAVNWKKIEEYVNNGGGTMMPSKYAHNVYDESTHSATSTIKEEVLTVNPLDVPGAVYLLPTPKSPHGCDVDPSGEYIVGNGKLSANLTVHSFTKMLDAIENKKFAGDAYGIPIINFEDVLAGVVEQPGLGPLHTEFDGKGNAYTTFFISSEVVKWKLETWEVVDRQPCYYSVGHLMIPGGNSQKPWGKYVLAMNKITKDRYLPTGPEVTQSAQLYDISGDKMELLLDFPTIGEPHYAAGCPADLIKPRSKKIFKLEENNHPYATKSEADTKVVRDGNTVHVYMTMIRSHFSPDNIEGIKVGDEVYFHVTNLEQDYDVPHGVSMIGANTSELLIMPGQTETFKWEPKQVGVWPFYCTDFCSALHQEMQGYVRVSAANANTPLRWSLGEDIE; from the coding sequence ATGAAAAAAGTATTAAAACCCATTGTAACATTATTAGGTATTCTTGTGGCATTTACAAGTTGTAATAATGATTCTAAATCTAACGCCGGAGCTTTATCTAGTAGCGCTGCAGAAAAAGTATATGTAAAACCTGGTGATCATGACGAATTTTACGCATTTATATCTGGTGGATTTAGCGGACAACTTTCTGTTTACGGTCTACCTTCTGGACGTTTATTTAAGGTAATTCCTGTATTTTCACAAGATGCCGAAAAAGCGTGGGGTTACAATGAAGAAACCAAACCCATGTTAAATACCTCGCACGGATTTATTCCTTGGGATGACGCACACCACCCTGACATTTCTCAAACAAATGGCGAAATTGATGGGCGTTGGGTATTTATTAACGGTAACAATACACCACGTATTGCAAAAATTGATTTATCTACTTTTGAAACTACCGAAATAATAGAAGTACCTAATAGTGCAGGAAACCATAGTTCTTCTTTTGTTACAGAAAACACAGAGTATGTAGTGGCGGGAACAAGGTTCTCTATTCCTATTCCTCAAAAAGATATGCCTATTAAAGATTATAAGGGAAACTTTAAAGGAGCTTTAACATTTATTTCTGTAGAGCCAGAACATGGGCATATGGATATAAAATTCCAATTAATTATGCCTGGTTTTGATTATGATTTATCGCATCCAGGACGCGGAAAATCACATGGTTGGTTTTTCTTTACAACCTATAATTCTGAAGAAGCCAACACCCTTTTAGAAGTAAACGCTTCTCAAAACGACAAAGATTTTATTGCTGCTGTTAATTGGAAGAAAATAGAAGAATATGTTAACAATGGTGGCGGTACCATGATGCCTTCTAAATACGCTCATAATGTTTATGATGAATCTACGCACTCTGCAACCTCTACCATTAAAGAAGAAGTACTTACAGTAAATCCTTTAGATGTTCCAGGTGCTGTTTACTTATTACCTACTCCAAAATCGCCTCACGGTTGTGATGTAGATCCTTCGGGAGAATACATTGTTGGTAACGGAAAACTTTCGGCTAATTTAACAGTTCATTCATTTACCAAAATGCTTGATGCCATTGAAAACAAAAAATTTGCTGGTGATGCTTATGGTATTCCTATTATTAACTTTGAAGATGTTTTAGCTGGCGTTGTAGAACAACCTGGTTTAGGACCTCTGCATACAGAATTTGATGGTAAAGGAAATGCTTATACTACGTTCTTTATTTCTTCAGAAGTTGTAAAATGGAAATTAGAAACTTGGGAAGTTGTTGATAGACAACCTTGTTACTACTCTGTTGGGCACTTAATGATTCCGGGAGGAAACTCGCAAAAACCTTGGGGTAAATATGTACTTGCCATGAATAAAATTACTAAAGACCGCTATTTACCAACAGGCCCTGAAGTAACACAATCTGCGCAATTATATGATATTTCTGGCGATAAAATGGAATTGCTTTTAGATTTTCCAACAATTGGAGAACCTCATTACGCAGCTGGATGTCCTGCAGATTTAATAAAACCTCGTTCTAAAAAAATATTTAAATTAGAAGAAAACAATCACCCATATGCAACTAAAAGTGAAGCAGACACCAAAGTTGTTAGAGATGGCAACACTGTACATGTATATATGACCATGATACGCAGTCACTTCTCTCCTGATAATATTGAAGGCATTAAGGTTGGAGATGAAGTGTACTTCCACGTAACTAATTTAGAGCAAGATTACGATGTACCTCACGGAGTAAGTATGATTGGAGCCAATACTTCAGAACTACTAATTATGCCAGGGCAAACTGAAACCTTTAAATGGGAACCAAAACAAGTTGGTGTATGGCCATTTTATTGTACAGATTTCTGCTCTGCATTACATCAAGAAATGCAAGGATATGTAAGAGTATCTGCTGCCAACGCAAACACACCATTACGTTGGTCTCTTGGTGAAGACATAGAGTAA
- a CDS encoding nitrous oxide reductase accessory protein NosL — protein MQTLKLFSISLLLFTVFGCNVSPKPIDYGNDGCHFCKMTIVDKVHAAEIVTKKGKVYKFDATECMIHFMKEFDTSEIALYLSNNYLEPETLIDATNATFLISKNVPSPMGAFLSAFKTKEDAAKIKADKGGKLYSWEALLTKFQN, from the coding sequence ATGCAAACACTAAAACTCTTTTCAATATCATTACTATTATTTACAGTTTTTGGTTGTAATGTTTCTCCTAAACCTATTGATTACGGAAACGATGGTTGCCATTTCTGTAAAATGACTATTGTAGATAAAGTTCATGCAGCAGAAATAGTTACAAAAAAAGGGAAAGTTTACAAGTTTGATGCTACAGAATGTATGATACATTTTATGAAAGAATTTGATACTTCTGAAATTGCACTCTACTTATCAAACAATTACCTAGAGCCAGAAACGCTTATTGATGCTACAAATGCAACTTTTTTAATAAGTAAAAATGTACCAAGTCCTATGGGAGCTTTTCTTTCTGCTTTCAAAACCAAAGAAGATGCTGCAAAAATTAAAGCAGACAAAGGAGGTAAACTTTACAGTTGGGAAGCGTTGTTAACTAAATTTCAAAATTAA
- a CDS encoding CopD family protein, translating into MILKLVVFIHILAATIWTGGHLILTLTFLPKALRKNDFNIIESFESKYEKIGIPALLTLVVSGVYMATQYAEDGFLTFNFSNHFNKHIYIKLILLLCTVILAVHARFFLIPKRALKPLALHIISVTIVSVLFVLVGFSARSGGLL; encoded by the coding sequence ATGATACTCAAATTAGTTGTTTTTATTCATATCCTTGCCGCAACAATTTGGACGGGTGGACATCTTATTTTAACCTTAACTTTTTTACCTAAGGCTTTACGGAAAAATGACTTTAATATTATAGAATCTTTTGAAAGTAAATATGAAAAAATTGGTATTCCCGCATTACTAACATTAGTAGTTTCTGGAGTTTATATGGCAACTCAATATGCAGAAGATGGTTTTCTTACTTTTAATTTTTCAAATCATTTTAACAAACATATTTACATTAAACTAATATTGCTGTTATGCACCGTAATTCTTGCAGTGCATGCAAGATTTTTTTTAATACCAAAACGCGCTTTAAAACCATTAGCGCTTCATATAATTTCCGTAACAATTGTTTCTGTGCTATTTGTATTAGTTGGTTTTAGTGCCAGATCTGGAGGATTATTATGA
- a CDS encoding nitrous oxide reductase family maturation protein NosD: MKLLNYILLLTMYLCYSNTLLHAKTITVCNSCAINSLKKAIKTAHDFDTISVKKGTYKEYNIVIDKPLTIVGENYPIIDGELKGEIITITSNNVTVDGLFIINVGTSYTEDFAAIRVQKSKYFTIKNLVLEKLFFGIYLEKANHGKVYHNKIIGDAVEEYNSGNGIQLWYSNHIEIEHNYVQNVRDGIYLEFANNCLIKNNVSSNNLRYGLHFMFSNNDSYQDNTFENNGAGVAVMFSKHIKMYNNIFKENWGTASYGMLLKEINDAEIIGNTFNENTIGINIEGSNRIIYKNNNFINNGWAIKVRGACYTNSFLENNFLYNSFDIAYNSKVNDNIFDKNYWSSYTGYDLNKDGIGDVPYRPVKLFSYVVNRTPETIILLRSLFIDIIDFSEKVSPVFTPNNLLDNNPATKKITW; this comes from the coding sequence ATGAAACTATTAAACTACATATTGTTACTAACTATGTATTTGTGTTATAGCAACACGCTACTACATGCCAAAACAATAACAGTTTGTAATTCTTGCGCTATAAACTCATTAAAAAAAGCTATTAAAACAGCACATGATTTTGATACTATTTCTGTAAAAAAAGGCACCTACAAAGAATATAATATTGTAATTGATAAACCCTTAACCATAGTTGGTGAAAACTACCCTATTATAGATGGTGAATTAAAAGGAGAAATTATCACAATTACTTCAAATAATGTAACAGTTGATGGTCTGTTTATAATAAATGTAGGAACAAGTTATACTGAAGATTTTGCAGCTATTAGAGTTCAAAAAAGCAAATATTTTACAATTAAAAATTTAGTGCTAGAAAAACTCTTTTTTGGCATTTATTTAGAAAAAGCTAATCATGGAAAAGTTTACCATAATAAGATAATTGGCGATGCAGTTGAAGAGTATAACTCTGGTAACGGCATTCAACTTTGGTATAGCAACCATATTGAAATAGAGCATAATTATGTTCAAAATGTTAGAGATGGCATTTATTTAGAGTTTGCTAATAATTGCTTAATTAAAAATAATGTAAGCTCTAATAACCTGCGTTATGGTTTACATTTTATGTTTTCTAATAACGATAGTTATCAAGATAATACCTTTGAAAATAACGGAGCAGGTGTTGCTGTTATGTTCTCTAAACATATTAAAATGTACAACAATATTTTTAAAGAAAATTGGGGTACGGCGTCGTACGGCATGCTATTAAAAGAAATTAACGATGCCGAAATTATTGGCAATACATTTAATGAAAACACCATAGGCATTAATATTGAAGGCTCTAACCGTATTATTTATAAAAACAACAATTTTATTAATAATGGGTGGGCTATAAAAGTAAGAGGCGCCTGCTATACTAACAGTTTTTTAGAAAATAATTTTTTGTATAACTCTTTTGATATTGCGTATAACAGCAAAGTAAATGATAATATTTTCGATAAAAATTATTGGAGCAGTTACACGGGTTACGATTTAAATAAAGATGGTATTGGCGATGTACCATATCGCCCTGTAAAACTATTTTCTTATGTAGTAAACCGCACACCAGAAACCATTATTTTATTGCGCAGTTTATTTATAGATATTATTGATTTTTCAGAAAAAGTATCTCCTGTTTTTACGCCCAATAACCTATTAGACAACAACCCAGCAACAAAAAAAATAACATGGTAA
- a CDS encoding ABC transporter ATP-binding protein → MVTIKNLHKKFNKNVVLSGVDLTINKGGIFAVLGPNGSGKTTLIKSILGMVVPNKGEISVLGENIKNNASYKHKIDYLPQIANFPNNLRVKELIKMIKDLRWKTETDKDLINTFELEPFLDKKLGNLSGGTKQKVNIVLTFMFDSPLIILDEPTTGLDPISLIRLKELIQKEKAKGKTILITSHIMSFVEEVSDEIVFLLEGKIYFKGSISNLKTKTNQPDFEHAIASILTNNHA, encoded by the coding sequence ATGGTAACTATTAAAAATCTACATAAAAAATTTAATAAAAATGTAGTGCTAAGCGGTGTAGATTTAACCATTAACAAAGGCGGAATTTTTGCGGTTTTAGGACCAAATGGTTCTGGTAAAACTACGCTTATTAAGTCTATTCTTGGAATGGTTGTTCCCAATAAAGGTGAAATTTCTGTTCTGGGAGAAAACATAAAAAACAATGCTAGCTACAAACATAAAATAGATTACCTACCACAAATAGCCAATTTCCCAAATAATTTACGAGTTAAGGAGCTAATTAAAATGATTAAAGATTTACGCTGGAAAACTGAAACAGATAAAGACTTAATCAACACTTTTGAACTAGAACCTTTTTTAGATAAAAAACTAGGAAACCTCTCTGGTGGCACTAAACAAAAAGTAAATATAGTACTAACCTTTATGTTTGATAGTCCTTTAATTATTCTAGATGAACCCACAACAGGGCTTGACCCTATTTCATTAATTAGATTAAAAGAACTTATTCAAAAAGAAAAGGCTAAAGGAAAAACAATTTTAATAACCTCTCATATTATGAGTTTTGTTGAAGAAGTGTCTGATGAAATTGTGTTTCTTCTTGAAGGTAAAATTTATTTTAAAGGAAGCATCTCTAATCTAAAAACCAAGACCAATCAGCCAGATTTTGAACACGCCATTGCATCAATTTTAACAAATAACCATGCTTAA